The following nucleotide sequence is from Glycine max cultivar Williams 82 chromosome 9, Glycine_max_v4.0, whole genome shotgun sequence.
catttgttttgtgcatatattttgtttggactattgcaTTAGTGCttatttcgttgttgtcaatagtgtctgTTGAAATTCTGGAATCACGTAGAATTtctcatttaggaacgtcgtcctaaaaaataaaatgaaccaaaaatcctaataaaaagaaagaagcgttgtgaataaaatgtctgcgtatacaaagaaaaaggaaagtgtgtataaaaggattttttttgtgtgtaaatgatgcgtggaaaggaattcttgtgtgtgtgagcaacaagtgtatatgaagaaacttttgtatgaaccataagtgtgtgttgggaaaaatgaaaaaatctttgaacgtaaatagggtttgaatatagaccgtgtgacgtaaagagaaagggttccaatgcgtgtacagaaaaagtttgtcatgtataagaatgtagatgtacaaagaaaaatttcttcatagaggaccataggtgtataattttgtgaatatataaaaatgaaacaaaaaggaaaaagaaagaaaggccgcgaaggtcgacatgattgcctaagtgcggaccctcaaggcaatcctccattctccccctttttcggagccccatgaatgttattgcttagcgttgttcatgtgtcctccactttcgagtttggagctgtgtttcatgattgcctaagtgcggaccctcaaggtaatcctccattctctcccttttttcggagctccatgaattgcgttttcgttcatgtgtcctccactttcgagtttggagctgtgtttcatgattgcctaagtgcggaccctcaaggcaatcctccattctcccccttttttcgaagctccatgaattgcgttttcattcatgtgtcctccactttcgagtttggagctgtgtttcatgattgcctaagtgcggaccctcaaggcaatcctccattctccccctttttcggagctccatgaattgcgtttttgttcatgtgtcctccactttcgagtttggagctgtgtttcatgattgcctaagtgctgaccctcaaggcaatcctccattctcccccttttttcggagctccatgaattgcgttttcgttcatgtgtcctccactttcgagtttggagctgtgtttcatgattgcctaagtgcggaccctcaaggcagtcctccattctcccccttttttggagctccatgaattgcgtttgcgttcatgtgtcctccactttcgagtttggagttgtgtttcatgattgcgtaagtgcggaccctcaaggcaatcctccattctcccccttttttcggagccccatgaatgtcattgcctagcactgctCATGTGTCCTCTATTATCAAGCGCGGAACCTCTGGTGACTGGGGAATATgttcttctgttgttttccggatcggttccttcaccagatatgtgtatatgtgtatatgtatatcatattcgttgttcttgttgttgtttgtattttgttttgtgcagaagaaaaaaagaaggagtagagacgagagtcgtcatcacggaaagggcaggacggacgaaatcagtgtccaatctttgctttcctcttatctccgatgagaggtaagtaaagaggggcaactgtcataccctaatttcgtccggggattattacttgatgacatgcaacctttggttagccgctttgagatacttggcgtcctttgttgcacaataaatgaagtcccgagacgtgtcagaaatcaaaaggaagcaagcttgcgcgatccgtgaaattccgtaatgtggcggaaatcgaaaagagatgtttttgcgcaattcgtgagtttccgtaacttcttcgaaagctaaaaaagagtaaatacataatctgtaaggattcgtaaccttgcggaaggaaaataagtatcgttacgaaatttgtaaagtttcgtaacgttacggaaaaaagaattaccaaaaaaatagaaggggggtgcatttagtaaaaggggggtacaaatagaaatctggcccacttgggccttccagatccttcctctagaaggctgttgcttctggaggaagcaaccttgctcgcctcggcgagctgagctcgcctgggcgagctgggtggcaagctcctcccttattttgctataaatagggggaggagtgaagaagaaaagggttcagccttcttggcacttctctctctctcgaatttgctgaggaaaattgtttccgtgaagaaaatccaagccgaggcgcttccgtaacgtttccgtgagtaattacgcgaagattctcgaccgttcttcaacactcatcgtttgttcttcgttttcttcagtcttcaacgggtaagtacctcaaaccgagcttttcaattcattctatgtacccgtggtggtccacattttgtttcatgtatttttattctcgttttcatttgctttttatacccccttttgacgtgcttaagccatttatttaagtcatttctcgcttaatctaaaaataaaataaatttccactgatcgtttgaattgtatcatctgttaattttggttaaaatgaattccgaccgttcggtcgtgccgtaaccacgttggaaatcaaaaaagaggtaaaataataatataataataaaaaaaataccctttagtaaagtaaagcgaaaaatcaatcgaacgttttctctttgggatctctcattcttaattgaattgactaataactaaagtgaaactaaggctaaaatcaactcgcctagtcaagctcgtccacaaaaaatagggttttgaaagtttaacatttcagtttcttaccaagtaaaatggatcatttttaaggtccaatgccttaaaatgatcacctttcaagtaaaaagaatcgcttgattcacgcttaaaaaggaagaactacgtaggtctgatttcctcttcgatggagggtacgtaggagaaagagccccgcttttgtcgacctcaaaaaataaaaagaaataaaagttaagataacacaattccacaattctaaaaaataggctgttgtccttcgagacaaacgtgagaggtgctaataccttcctcaaacgtaaatacaactcccgaacttagaattttcattttgaccggtttcctttggttttcccgacgttttccacaaataaacgttggtggcgactccgcgcatctttcctcctttagaaagcgcacccgtgagcctcgccttcgctcgcccgtgaagggcacgttgcgacaaccctctacttgtaccacaaagaatgtaccctccaatgtgttaagacaaagatctcaggcggttagttcttttgaaactttgtgaaggggaaacaaaagaattctctggcggttaatcctttgaaatcttttgttttagggaaaggaaagaatcaaaagaattctcagactatgttgttttgaattctttgaaaagggagaagggagacacaaaagaattcaggcggttagtcctttgttcttttggaaaagggagaagagtgacaaaaagaatttaggcggttagtccttggcgaattctttttggcaaagggagaagagaaagaaaaagatgaatagcacacttttgttttcaaggtttggaaaaccaaaaaacttaagaaagcttttggcaaaggaagaaggagaagaagttcaagaagatgttcaaaggtTTTGTGTAAAAGATGTAAAAGTTTGTAATCAGATATcaaaatgcaaatcaaggtcttgcttttctAGACTCTTTATGTCTGGTCAAtggaaaccattggaagagttataacctttagaaaaacctgaaaaccatttgaagagttgcatcttttgatttttattcaaaacttgtcattggtaatcgattaccaaatccttgtaatcaattacacaagactttttatgaaagaatgtggctcttcacaattgaatttgaatttcaacgttcaaacacactggtaatcgattaccaatatcttgtaatcgattacaccattttgaaatcaattggaacgttgtaaattcagttaaaagcttttgaaaacaaactttgccactggtaatcgcttacaggaaactggtaatcgattaccagagagtaaaaactctggtaacttagaaaattttatgaaaactcttttgaaaaacaaaattgtgctatgtttgttttttgaaaaatcttttcaacacttcccttgtgaagtcttcttgatttcttctcttgaaacttgaattcatcttttcttgaatcttgaaatcaaacttctcttgaacttgatcttgaacttgttgacttaatcttgaaatcattctttgggctttttgtcatcatctttgtcattatcaaaacttcttgaatcaacttgattcatcatcatgaagtttgcttctacaaaaggtcctttggggttcattgcaagaagtggaatTTGCTTCTTGGTGTAAACACTTAACACAAAGGAGGAAAGTtctttgtggttcattgcttgtaaagggattttacaaggttagtgAAAATGCTCAAGTGAaatttgcttgaggactggacgtaggcacggattgtggccaaaccagtataaatctggttttgcattctctctttccttaatctcttttactttctgttgtgtttatatttctttaagtttacttctccttattttttattcgagtaacttacaattaaagaaataattgaatctagtgaatatctaagaaagggaaaattttcaattaggaatagtcaacgaAATGTTAATTCAATCTCCCCTTCTTAAAATTcttgaggccatttgtctaacagtATTTACTCCCAAGGCCTAAACTCCGAAGAGTCCTTCAGGGCATCTCTCTCcggattcaggtccaacccagaaaacattttagcacacagattctatctatgaactgtacaaaacacacaactctttaattgttctcaaaatagttttatctcattgtgcttgtgattaaactcttCGGGTCCCCATAGTGGTTCCTATCACAATACTTGTcacgcattaactcgtcgcccttaaagggtcttaacattaactcgtcacccttaaaaggtcttatagtcgtgcgattgtacaattcatagttcataactcaatgcacacaacatcacAATGCACGcaacatctcaatcacatacatactcaatttatcacatacacttgatcccaatcacaatggtataatgtCAATATTAcacgttatcacacctcatgaatcaataaacattccaaaataaacctcaatttaatcctttaaggatctctacacatgttcattctaaccccaattgtgataaactcatctcttacgtctaagcgggctcacgtgtgcaTTGTGCAAAAATAGCAACATCTCTAAcggtttcctgagattcctcaagtttttcctccaATTGAAAATATAGGGTTACCAaacatcaaagagaaaaaggaattgaGGCCTCCATTTTGTACTTCTTCGTGCGATTCTGTTTTCTCTCTCCataaatattatctcgcaaatcccaatggtgaagGTTTGTGAAAACGAGTTAGGTTTTTTTGAGCATTCGGAGGTGCAGGCCCTAGAATCATaatgactctagatcttttgaGTGATTCTTCACAAACTTGGGTTTATGTTCAATTGTCAAGGCTGAACGCTGAGGACTGTTTCAGGGCCTCAACTCTCAAATTAGTCAAGGATatgattagaaataaaataaaaatgaaaagaaaaccgaTAGTAGCGATGAATTCTCAAACTGTTATTTTCCTTAGTTAAGGGAACAGTTCCAAGCTTCCAGCTACTCATCATTACTACAATATTTTCTTGGTTTTAGGTCAAAACTACAATCTTATTAAAGACATTAAGAACCTACACAGTACTAGGCCATGTAATACAGGAAGCCAACAAACAGTCTCTCACCAAATTGAGCCACATAGGATCCTTTGAGGGCTTGGATCAACAATGTATGACCAAGGAACCTAAATAAGCAAGAGTTAAACTTAGtcaaaaacaatttataataaGGAGTAAGCCTATACCAAGAAATGTTCAAGTTAATATTCGATAGgtcaaattaagaaaatgacATGCCATCACTAGTAAATCATTTTATGATTCAACTTGACTTAGCAGCCATAGAACTACACCAAGTATGCAAGGAAAAACTAGAAGCAAGAAAGTGGGGTGTTATTAAGGAAGTCCCTAGCAAATTTATGCCAAACACATGCTCAAGTTTCAACATAATTTGCAACATCTAATTAAGAGTGTTTTGCTTGTAGTGATTTCTATCTCTAAAGCTACAAAGAACAAGTGCGAGTGAATCAAAACACAAGTTTCAGACATATGTTCACTTAATCAGTTAATTGTAGTGTTGTCAATGCCTGCCACTAGTCTTCATATATTTTGGAGTGACAATTACTGGCTTTCTCATCTAAACAAAGATCTCCTTAGGCTTTATCTTATCCACTAAAtgcataaaaagtaaaagttGCCAAGATTATTGCCTTGCACAGATTATACGTAacatatacaaaaaatatatgtgaagTTTCTGGAAGATACATAACAGCATGCAAACAATATAGGAATAACAGGGGAGAACGAATTGAAAACAATAACACACGAGAAAGGCAGAAAGCTATCTGTTAGGAGCCAAAATAGGAATGGTAAAACTCAAGTAATGTTGATACTGAATTGGAACAATATCAGAGGTATAAACCTCTTTTACAATGTTGCAAtccaagaaaatataaaaagaaaaatagggtAATGGCTTATAGCTGGAGACTAGCTCCTTACAAGATGAAAGATAGAAAACAAACAATAACAGAAATTAGAGAACCCCTTTCCTGAGGCAGAACTTCACTCAGCCTAGCCAATATTGATATTTGATACTAATTTTTTGATACCCCTTATTTGATTACCACAACTACACCCATTAGATAACCTTCTCTCTCCTCCCTCTCTCCCCTTGCCACCTGTCATTTTCTGTTATATTCTCTCTCCTTCAACCACATTAGCATGTTCCACTCCTCACTTCTTCCTCTATGGGTCTAATTTCTCTTCCCTGCCACTACCACACTCATTCATGATTGGCCTGTGACTATCCTATTATAGGTGTTACAAGCATTGAATTTTATGTTGCAAACTTACAATCTGAGAACTCAGAAAGACCGAACTTTAGCCAGCAATGCAGAGGTACTATACATGCTTAAGGCTTTTCAAAAATGCATTTTGAGCTCTTCCTATTTTGAAATTACCAAAATGCTTTTCAAAAAGATTGTATCTAGATCTACCATGAAACTAATTCTATGAAATTTCAGATGTGAAATTGAATGACAATATAACAGCTAAATCTTAGCCTTAAGTGAAAAGAAGGATTCGATCCAATTTCATGATTGAAAGTTTCACAGTCATAATGCAACATACAACACTAGCAAACAAAACCACTTCAGATTCCTCAGTCTAGTATGTGTCCTTTTTTCTTCGGTAGTTTTGTTCTTTAAGGATGATCCAGACTGTTGTAACACATACCATGCAAAAACTTCAAAGACAACATAAACTGATTGCCACTAAAAGATATTTGTTCTCATTTCAAAAGAACTCAAATAAAAACTAGTTTTCTGTTGCAGTCTCAATTCAGTTGTAAACAGAATATTTTACTCATCAGCATtctccaacaaaaaaataataaattttttgtctcAGACACATTGCTCCCCATAGTgtagtttcataaaaaaaaaaaaaaaaacaatgatgacATGGATGGAAGAGAGTCTCACTGTATCATGGAAAAAACAGAAgcataaaataagtaaaactgAATAATATGGAAAAAACTCTACCTGAAGATTTAATCAATTCTACGTTGTGGAGAGTTTTGAAGTAGGTACTCCACTGCTCTCTTTAGTTGCTCAAAAGATATATCTGCAGATGGTTGGTTCGCCAAAATCAATGACTTCAATTGAACAAAGCAGGGAGGCTGAGTACTCACCGAAACAGGATTTGATATATCCTACACAATTAGAGTGAATAGGAGGCATATTATAATTGACATTCTTAATTGCAAGATTGAGTATCGGCTAAAAATTTGACACAAGAACACCCATCTTATGagcattatgaaaaaaataaaagatgtaaAGAGGAGAAAGCATAGTAACTAACCCGTAGTATTGTCAGAAGGGTACCCGAATAGAGCCTCAGTATCTTTACATTGGTGAGAACTTGCAGCCAGCTTATGATGAGTAAGTCTGTATTCGGAAAAAGTGTATAACCAAGGGTGTCAATGGTTACTTCTTCAAGGAAAGAAAGATTGCATGCGGAGGAGATTGTGTGATTATTATGACCCGTGACTGTGAGAGAACTAAGGTTTGGAGTAGAAAGCGCAATTTTGTAAGCTCCTCCTTCAAAGCTACCACTTATGGTCAAACTAGAGAGGCTAGAATTTGATATAGAGAGGAATTTTGCATCTTTATGCAACGAACAACCATCAAGTATCAAAGTATTCAGCACATTACAGGTAGAAAACGGCTCAGCATAGTCATTGTCCCTTGCAGTAAAAGAGACAGCCTCAAGTTGCAAGCTTTTTAATGCTGGCATGTTCAGAGATCCTGGAAGTGCTACAATCGAGGTGTCAAAAGAATTAAATGAAAGCTTCAGAAATGTCAAGGACTCACAGGAAAAGATGTAGGGGCGAAACTCGAAACTCTGTCTGAAGCTTAAATTTAGAGATACTGTAAACTGCTGAACATTGTGCAGCACAGCATATTTCATCAGCCTATTGAAGAGCTTGGGCTCTGCCATACCGCGACACGTGAATTCAAGATTGAGCAGGGAAACTGAACCATCTCGGCCAGACAGAACGCGAGACAcaaatttgttgaatttgacAACATTTTTAAAGAGGGTTGTATTGAATCCAAGATAAGTTAGACGCTTCCAAAGGTCCTTCCATCTTTTAGACAAGACACAAGTTTGTACAGCATATTTTGTGTCCATAAATTCCATTATGTGGAGCACAACACAGTCAGGCAACTCACTCAGCCTGTCCCTTTCCTCTTCTCTGTCACTTCTGCTTCGCTTCTGTTGTCTCTTATCTGTCGTCATCTTCAACATTCCCTCAGTTTAGTCTTTGTAAGTTCacactaaaattgaaaaaaaaaaaaatcaaacttagaGGGACCAAATTGAAATATTACAAActtatatgaactaaaaatgaacaaaacaaaTTCCATgcacaaaaactgaaaaaaaaaatgtaaacttatgggaactaaaaataaataaaaaaaacttagagacactaaaattaaaaaaaaatgcgaaCTTATGAGGACAAAACCACATTTAAACCTATTTTTCAACTGAATTACATTGTCTATTAATATTGACatcctttgtgttttttttgggATCTTGTTACATCAATCTCGTTTAAATGAATTTGACATCACACTTTAACTTCAAAATCTTAATATTACAatagtccccccccccccccttttcaATTGTAATTCTCTTCCACATGGTAGTTTCCCCCTTGAGTGGAAGTCATTTTCAATTCAAGGGATCCCCATGTTCATGGATTCATTTTCGTCTTCTTCACTTGTTCAAGCCAATCACTAAGTCAAATCATCGACTCTAATATCAATTGTTGGGAAATCCGAGGGGGTATTAAGGATATTTACACTAAAGGGCCATGGTGCTATTTTCTGGAATTTTTTTGGGGGAAATGAATAATAGAATGTCAGAAACGTTTTAATCGATTTACTTTTTCAAGCTGCAGCCCTGACAAGCCAAAAATCGCATTAGAGTCGGTGACCAGAGGAGGTTTTTTGAGGTGTTGTCTGAAAGATTTTGAAAGCAGAGAGAAAAGAATAAACTAaatggagaagaaagaaaaaaactgatcaaaactaataaaaaatgagaacaaATAGGACAAACTTAGATATTTAGATGCTAGTTTAGGCAGCTTTTATAAGAAGTTGACATGTGTCCTTAGTGGAGCCATTTTAATCAAAGTAACTGATTGATTGACTGAATGAAGTAATTGACAATTAATGATAGGCGGCAAAGTTGGATCCATGTGTGAGCTAGaccttttttacaaaatattttctagTTTATGAATAATACAAAACAAGGTTACAAATTGAGTTTGTTGTGTCACAATTAGAAAGGAAGTGGAATATATGAGATCCTACATAATTAGAGTGAATTGAGGAATGCAAAAATTGAcatacaaacaaaaatatgttatgggcattaagaaaaaatataaaggcaATGACGGATATGGAAAATCCTCCCTTGAGATCctttatgtatatataagaattaaaaaaaggaaaattaaaaataaaaataataataaagaaacatatataagaaaatagatttttgagtttatatatacttaattttcttttagtaataGATTGTATATCTAGTTTTACCCatgaaattaataacaaatatttttgttaaacttattattcatcaaataattatttattaaattttaaatatttaaataaatatgtaaaaaattgaTCTCACATTATGGTTTGTGATTATGGGAAACAATTGTGAATTGTGATTTGTGATGATGAAAACTAAGAACTTGTCACAACGGTGTAGGGCTTTGCTCATCTGCAATGAGATTATGGTACTCGACCAAGAACCTATCGAAGGGGACACAATAGGCAATGGTGTCAGAAAATCATGGTAATGTTCGACAAGAcatttcagttaatttttagtttttttattaattagttgaaAAACTCATTTGATAGTTCGAtagataagtttttttaatagt
It contains:
- the LOC102666210 gene encoding F-box/FBD/LRR-repeat protein At1g78750, with product MLKMTTDKRQQKRSRSDREEERDRLSELPDCVVLHIMEFMDTKYAVQTCVLSKRWKDLWKRLTYLGFNTTLFKNVVKFNKFVSRVLSGRDGSVSLLNLEFTCRGMAEPKLFNRLMKYAVLHNVQQFTVSLNLSFRQSFEFRPYIFSCESLTFLKLSFNSFDTSIVALPGSLNMPALKSLQLEAVSFTARDNDYAEPFSTCNVLNTLILDGCSLHKDAKFLSISNSSLSSLTISGSFEGGAYKIALSTPNLSSLTVTGHNNHTISSACNLSFLEEVTIDTLGYTLFPNTDLLIISWLQVLTNVKILRLYSGTLLTILRDISNPVSVSTQPPCFVQLKSLILANQPSADISFEQLKRAVEYLLQNSPQRRID